The Henckelia pumila isolate YLH828 unplaced genomic scaffold, ASM3356847v2 CTG_627:::fragment_1, whole genome shotgun sequence genome includes a region encoding these proteins:
- the LOC140873544 gene encoding uncharacterized protein, translating to MCVKPADIKAADYAKSLDTWEADNAKIITWINNSVTHSIGAQLAKYETAKQRDMGIQDFYSAMSELWDQLALTESSELQAFPTYVTHREEKRLVQFLMALRDDFEGLRGTILHRSPLPSVDSVVHELLAEEIRFKSQADKGTPVPSTPSVFAAPHRPLPHNQNRSTLKISTDECAYCKEKGHWKSQCPQLLNKDKPQPQQQKRPLQQ from the exons ATGTGTGTTAAACCTGCTGACATCAAAGCTGCTGATTATGCAAAGTCGTTGGATACTTGGGAGGCCGATAATGCGAAGATTATAACGTGGATCAATAATTCTGTTACACACTCCATTGGTGCTCAGCTGGCCAAGTATGAGACTGCCAAACAG AGAGATATGGGCATCCAAGATTTTTATTCTGCCATGTCTGAACTATGGGACCAGTTGGCACTCACAGAATCTTCAGAATTGCAAGCATTCCCGACTTACGTCACTCATAGAGAAGAAAAACGTCTGGTCCAATTTTTGATGGCTCTTCGTGATGATTTTGAAGGATTGCGTGGGACAATATTGCATCGTAGTCCTCTTCCTTCCGTTGATTCGGTGGTACATGAATTGCTTGCTGAGGAGATTCGCTTTAAGTCTCAAGCTGATAAGGGGACTCCTGTCCCCTCTACGCCATCTGTTTTTGCCGCACCACATCGCCCTCTGCCTCATAACCAAAATCGGTCTACTTTGAAGATTTCTACTGATGAGTGTGCTTATTGCAAAGAAAAGGGACATTGGAAGTCACAATGTCCACAATTGTTGAACAAAGATAAACCACAGCCGCAGCAACAGAAACGACCACTGCAACAATGA
- the LOC140873545 gene encoding uncharacterized protein: MSTNKPSTLFEPILTETGFTLLQRNTFASCHPTERRGRKKPMEPGRFLGVRRRPWGRYAAEIRDPTTKERHWLGTFDTAQEAALAYDRAALSIKGTQARTNFIYTDQSTFQSVFNHFQQNSTAKTKQHTPPAPEPAQSDGRDKRRSRGSSLCNYSSVLNDDFTFSKADTNSGYLDCIVPNNCLNPSTSTVSFASKKVEESSSLNPNTTAAEIKYSCYETEAGYGFWDTDESWDELSAIINDPLLMVGNQCMGSGLNQYHPPSISTANGPSAPSFASFGDAADLGYTPSFEFLGKSIYSTVFHKIGEEYLLLLLQLPMDIYQH; the protein is encoded by the exons ATGTCAACAAACAAACCCTCAACCCTCTTTGAGCCCATCCTCACTGAAACAGGCTTCACACTACTTCAACGCAACACGTTTGCATCGTGCCATCCCACAGAGCGAAGGGGCCGGAAGAAACCAATGGAACCAGGGCGGTTCCTAGGCGTCAGGAGGCGACCCTGGGGCCGATACGCGGCGGAAATCCGAGACCCTACCACCAAAGAAAGGCATTGGTTGGGCACCTTTGACACTGCTCAAGAAGCAGCTTTGGCCTATGACAGGGCTGCCCTTTCCATCAAAGGCACTCAAGCTAGGACTAATTTCATATACACCGATCAATCAACTTTTCAATCTGTTTTCAACCATTTTCAGCAGAATTCTACTGCTAAAACTAAGCAACATACACCACCAGCTCCTGAACCGGCCCAATCAGACGGCCGCGACAAGCGTCGTTCTCGTGGATCTTCTTTGTGTAACTACTCATCAGTACTTAATGATGATTTCACTTTCTCCAAAGCTGACACAAATTCTGGCTACTTAGATTGCATTGTTCCTAATAACTGTCTGAACCCTTCTACTTCAACTGTCAGTTTTGCTTCCAAGAAAGTGGAGGAGAGCAGCAGTTTGAACCCGAACACGACAGCAGctgaaattaaatattcttgttATGAAACAGAAGCTGGTTATGGATTTTGGGATACAGATGAGTCGTGGGATGAGCTCTCAGCCATTATAAATGACCCTTTATTAATGGTGGGAAACCAATGCATGGGATCAGGCTTGAATCAATATCATCCACCCAGCATTAGTACTGCTAATGGCCCTTCAGCACCAAGTTTTGCTTCTTTTGGAGACGCAGCTGATTTGGGATACACCCCATCTTTCGA GTTTTTGGGAAAAAGTATTTATAGCACAGTTTTTCACAAGATTGGTGAAGAGTACTTGCTGCTTCTTTTGCAGCTGCCGATGGATATATACCAACATTAA